In Miniphocaeibacter halophilus, the following proteins share a genomic window:
- a CDS encoding glycerophosphodiester phosphodiesterase — protein MTLIFAHRGSKGTHPENTLASIKEAVEIGSDGVEIDVHLSKDKELIVIHDETVDRTTDGTGAIKKMFLKEIKKLDAGSWFNPIYKNEKIPTLAEVVNLLNEMEFKGVLNIEIKTDKIRYWGIERKLAKFLKSQELSFSYIYSSFNIKSLIKINRFDKKSKKAWLIKNIDLESRNMIRFKNSDIFEGLHPNIKKLKSKDEIIKFITKKIRPWTVNNKEDMTYCFKRNLDSIITDYPKEALILRKEYNNK, from the coding sequence ATGACATTAATATTTGCTCATAGAGGAAGTAAAGGAACTCATCCGGAAAATACATTGGCTTCAATAAAGGAAGCGGTAGAAATTGGATCTGATGGCGTAGAAATAGATGTACATTTAAGTAAAGACAAAGAACTAATAGTAATTCATGATGAAACTGTTGACAGGACAACAGATGGCACCGGTGCTATTAAAAAAATGTTTTTAAAGGAGATAAAGAAATTAGACGCCGGTAGTTGGTTTAATCCTATCTATAAAAACGAAAAAATTCCAACATTAGCTGAGGTTGTTAATTTATTAAATGAAATGGAGTTTAAGGGAGTTTTAAATATTGAAATAAAAACAGATAAAATAAGATATTGGGGAATTGAAAGAAAATTAGCTAAATTTTTAAAATCTCAAGAACTATCTTTTTCCTATATATATTCCAGTTTTAATATAAAATCCCTTATTAAGATTAACAGATTTGACAAAAAGTCAAAAAAAGCCTGGCTAATAAAAAATATAGATTTAGAAAGCCGAAATATGATAAGATTTAAAAATAGTGATATTTTTGAAGGATTACATCCCAATATTAAAAAGCTAAAAAGCAAAGATGAAATTATAAAATTTATTACTAAAAAAATAAGGCCTTGGACTGTGAATAATAAGGAGGATATGACCTATTGTTTTAAAAGAAATTTAGATTCAATTATAACTGATTATCCTAAAGAGGCTTTGATTCTTAGAAAAGAATATAACAACAAGTAA
- a CDS encoding DMT family transporter → MDYKKLNYKFLITLALFQITLQYIFYYIGVGNTSGMKSAILQSSATFLIVLISAIVFKDDKLNKNKVAAIIIGFTGIIVTNIGSDFDFNFKLTGEGFLFLAAFFSSIGHVYMRAKGNSTNAVVATCFQMIIGSILLILLGKLGMKSTLVWNVKGIMLLLYSGFLSATAFTLWYGVLKYNKAGEVSIYMLFIPIFGSILSATFIPGEKFTINIVIGLILVVVGIFVLNMKKE, encoded by the coding sequence ATTGATTACAAAAAGTTAAACTATAAATTTTTAATTACTTTAGCTTTATTTCAAATAACCTTACAGTATATTTTTTACTATATTGGAGTTGGAAATACTTCAGGCATGAAGTCAGCAATTTTACAATCTTCAGCTACTTTTTTAATTGTATTAATTTCAGCAATTGTTTTTAAGGATGATAAACTAAATAAAAACAAAGTAGCAGCAATTATAATAGGATTTACAGGAATTATAGTAACCAATATAGGTTCGGATTTTGATTTTAATTTTAAGCTGACAGGTGAGGGGTTTTTATTCTTAGCAGCATTTTTTAGTAGTATAGGACATGTTTACATGAGGGCAAAGGGCAATAGCACCAATGCTGTTGTTGCAACTTGTTTTCAGATGATAATAGGCTCAATTTTGTTGATATTACTTGGAAAGCTTGGAATGAAATCAACTTTAGTTTGGAATGTAAAAGGTATAATGCTGCTTTTATATAGTGGATTTTTATCTGCAACAGCCTTTACCTTATGGTATGGAGTGTTAAAATACAATAAGGCTGGAGAGGTTTCCATATATATGTTGTTTATACCAATATTTGGTTCTATTCTTTCTGCTACTTTTATTCCAGGTGAGAAATTTACAATTAATATAGTAATAGGATTGATATTAGTGGTTGTTGGAATATTTGTATTAAATATGAAAAAGGAATAG
- a CDS encoding DUF6506 family protein yields MKKSVTLIMGKIYNPETDRIEFGSKNFKTIVQTVRDFNEAKEYVLKFVEEGVEDFELCGAFGKEKARELIELTEHKVGISYVVTDEDMKPLVDEFYTFGKKK; encoded by the coding sequence ATGAAAAAATCCGTTACACTAATAATGGGGAAAATTTATAATCCGGAAACAGATAGAATAGAGTTTGGAAGTAAAAATTTTAAAACTATTGTACAAACTGTAAGAGATTTTAATGAGGCTAAAGAATATGTTTTAAAATTTGTTGAGGAAGGTGTAGAAGATTTTGAACTATGCGGTGCATTTGGTAAAGAAAAGGCTAGAGAGTTAATTGAATTAACAGAGCACAAAGTAGGAATAAGCTATGTTGTTACTGATGAGGATATGAAGCCCTTAGTAGATGAATTTTATACATTTGGAAAGAAAAAATAA
- a CDS encoding pseudouridine synthase: MKIRLDKLISNMGYGSRSEIKKNAKKGLIKVNNVIEKNSGKLVDTEEDIVKYKDETIEYRQFIYLLMNKPKGYISATEDSYHETVLDLLDDYHKSFLPAPIGRLDIDTEGLLLLSNDGKFNHELTSPKKNVPKTYYVELARKIEDDYEKIFKKGIKLMPENIVTKPAEFKVLTEKTCELTIYEGKFHQVKRMFEEVGNRVIYLKRIKMGYFELPMDLEPGEYIELREEEIKL, from the coding sequence ATGAAAATAAGATTAGATAAATTAATTTCAAATATGGGCTATGGTAGCCGTAGTGAAATTAAAAAAAATGCAAAAAAAGGTTTGATTAAGGTAAATAATGTTATAGAAAAAAATAGTGGAAAACTGGTTGATACTGAAGAAGATATAGTAAAATACAAGGATGAAACAATTGAATATAGACAATTTATATATTTATTAATGAATAAGCCTAAAGGTTATATTTCTGCAACAGAGGATTCATATCATGAAACAGTTTTGGATTTATTAGATGATTATCATAAAAGTTTCCTGCCAGCTCCAATTGGAAGACTGGATATTGATACAGAAGGGTTGCTTTTACTTAGTAATGATGGAAAATTTAATCATGAATTAACATCTCCAAAAAAAAATGTACCAAAAACCTATTATGTTGAATTAGCAAGAAAAATAGAAGATGATTATGAAAAGATATTTAAAAAGGGAATAAAACTCATGCCTGAAAATATTGTTACAAAACCAGCAGAGTTTAAAGTATTAACAGAAAAAACTTGTGAATTAACAATATATGAAGGGAAATTTCATCAAGTAAAAAGAATGTTTGAAGAAGTCGGAAATAGAGTTATTTACTTAAAAAGGATAAAGATGGGATATTTTGAACTACCTATGGATTTAGAGCCGGGAGAATACATTGAGTTAAGAGAGGAAGAAATTAAACTTTAA
- a CDS encoding ASCH domain-containing protein, with translation MTSEKLWKEYKKLNKDIGEKYDTWAFGTSPDKLLELVLSGEKTGTSSLYRLYEFTNESIPKEGEYSIILNSKGKAICIVKNTKVEIIPFKEIRKEHAFKEGEGDKSLNYWKKVHREFFIGELNKLGEKFSEDILVVFEEFKLMYSIKNQ, from the coding sequence ATGACTTCTGAAAAATTGTGGAAAGAATATAAAAAGTTAAATAAGGATATTGGAGAAAAATATGATACTTGGGCATTTGGAACTAGCCCAGATAAACTTTTAGAATTGGTTTTAAGTGGAGAAAAAACAGGAACTTCGTCTTTATATAGACTATATGAATTTACTAATGAATCAATTCCCAAAGAAGGAGAATACAGTATTATTTTAAACTCAAAAGGAAAGGCTATTTGTATTGTAAAAAATACAAAGGTTGAAATAATACCATTTAAGGAAATTAGAAAAGAACATGCATTTAAAGAAGGAGAAGGGGACAAATCTTTAAATTACTGGAAAAAAGTTCATAGGGAATTTTTCATAGGTGAGCTAAATAAGCTTGGAGAGAAATTTTCAGAGGACATATTGGTGGTTTTTGAAGAGTTTAAATTGATGTATAGTATAAAAAATCAATAA
- a CDS encoding DNA-3-methyladenine glycosylase I encodes MSKENRICDWAENSKIEREYHDNEWGIPNHDDRYLFEMLILEGAQAGLSWSIILKKRNEYKKAFDNFEPSKVAKYDIKKKEELLKNKGIIRNRRKIESAINNAIRFLEVQEEFGTFDKYIWSFTNGKQVINQWTDTTSIPSSSDLSKSISKDLKKRGFTFVGEVIIYSYLQAIGIIDDHLIYCRKNR; translated from the coding sequence ATGTCAAAAGAAAATCGAATATGTGATTGGGCAGAAAATTCTAAAATTGAAAGGGAATACCACGATAATGAATGGGGTATTCCCAATCATGATGATAGGTATCTTTTTGAAATGTTAATACTAGAAGGTGCTCAAGCTGGACTTAGTTGGTCAATTATTTTGAAGAAAAGAAATGAATATAAGAAGGCTTTTGATAATTTTGAGCCTAGTAAAGTAGCAAAATATGATATTAAGAAGAAGGAAGAACTTTTAAAGAATAAGGGAATTATAAGAAATAGAAGAAAAATTGAATCGGCAATAAATAATGCAATAAGATTTTTAGAAGTGCAGGAGGAATTTGGTACTTTTGATAAATATATTTGGAGTTTTACTAATGGAAAGCAAGTTATAAATCAATGGACTGATACTACAAGTATTCCTTCAAGTTCAGACCTTTCAAAAAGCATAAGCAAGGATTTAAAAAAGAGAGGTTTTACTTTTGTAGGTGAGGTAATAATTTACTCTTATTTACAAGCAATTGGAATAATTGATGATCATTTAATTTATTGTCGCAAGAATAGGTAA
- a CDS encoding DMT family transporter, with amino-acid sequence MDRLFKEKKFYIPIILFCMFLWGSAFPIIKLSYIEFGIPQGDYFAKIYFAGLRFFLSGVMVTIFGKIFLKEKINFKKLDYKFLAILGLIQITFQYTFYYIGVGNTSGMKSAIIQSASTFFIVLFASMLFKDDKINKNKIASIVIGFLGIIITNISSGFDFNFTLTGEGFLLIATLFGSIGQIYVKAAGKSMNPVVATSGQMLIGASILILVGRIGTSTDLIWTGKGILLFIYSGFLSSAAFVLWYSILKYNKAGEVSVYRLFIPIFGTILSALFLPGERITINIIIGLILVVIGMFVLNMRWERK; translated from the coding sequence ATGGATAGATTATTTAAAGAGAAAAAATTTTATATTCCAATAATATTATTCTGTATGTTTTTATGGGGTTCAGCTTTTCCCATTATTAAATTAAGCTATATAGAATTTGGAATACCGCAGGGGGATTATTTTGCTAAAATATATTTTGCAGGATTAAGATTTTTCTTATCTGGTGTTATGGTAACAATATTTGGAAAGATTTTTTTAAAGGAAAAGATTAATTTTAAAAAATTAGACTATAAATTTTTAGCCATACTTGGATTAATACAAATTACCTTTCAATACACCTTTTATTATATAGGTGTTGGAAATACTTCAGGTATGAAGTCTGCCATTATTCAATCGGCATCAACCTTCTTCATAGTATTATTTGCTTCAATGCTATTTAAAGATGATAAGATTAACAAAAATAAAATAGCGTCAATAGTAATAGGATTTTTAGGAATTATAATTACAAATATTTCATCAGGTTTTGATTTTAATTTTACATTGACAGGTGAAGGATTTTTACTAATAGCAACATTATTTGGAAGTATTGGTCAAATCTATGTAAAAGCTGCCGGAAAGAGTATGAACCCGGTTGTGGCAACGTCAGGACAAATGTTAATAGGAGCGTCAATATTAATATTAGTAGGAAGAATTGGAACTTCTACAGATTTAATATGGACAGGAAAAGGTATCTTGTTATTTATATATAGTGGATTTTTATCATCGGCAGCCTTTGTACTTTGGTATTCTATTTTAAAATACAATAAAGCAGGGGAAGTATCGGTTTATAGATTATTTATTCCAATATTTGGAACAATATTATCGGCTTTATTTTTACCGGGAGAAAGAATTACCATTAATATTATAATAGGTTTAATATTGGTAGTTATTGGAATGTTTGTATTAAATATGAGATGGGAAAGAAAATAA
- a CDS encoding M15 family metallopeptidase — protein sequence MKKYRPYIFGGIIIIFIMLLMAKIIFGRNRGVFNDLSYYNNMSHNEEDYPIIKDINELEEETREKCQEFLSLCQQEGLPVIIIETYRTQERQDFLYAQGRANDNNIVTWTRSSYHTRRKAFDIAKNEKGNEFGDDEFFKRCAEIGESVGLEAGYFWTDYQDKGHFQN from the coding sequence ATGAAAAAATATAGACCTTATATTTTTGGTGGAATTATTATAATATTTATTATGCTTCTTATGGCTAAAATAATATTTGGAAGAAATAGGGGAGTTTTCAATGATTTAAGCTATTATAATAATATGTCCCATAATGAAGAGGATTATCCAATTATAAAAGATATTAATGAACTAGAAGAAGAAACTCGTGAAAAATGTCAAGAGTTTCTAAGTCTTTGCCAGCAGGAAGGACTTCCGGTTATAATTATTGAAACCTATAGAACTCAAGAAAGACAGGATTTTTTATATGCGCAAGGCAGAGCAAACGACAATAATATTGTAACTTGGACAAGAAGTAGTTATCATACAAGAAGAAAAGCTTTTGATATTGCTAAAAATGAAAAAGGAAATGAATTTGGTGATGATGAATTTTTTAAAAGATGTGCAGAAATAGGAGAATCCGTTGGATTAGAAGCAGGATATTTCTGGACCGACTATCAAGACAAAGGACATTTTCAAAATTAA
- a CDS encoding DEAD/DEAH box helicase: MTEKKIEDFNLSKEVMKAVSDMGFEEFSPIQAQAIPYLMEGEDVIGQAQTGTGKTAAFGIPIVEKVDSKLNKVQAIVLCPTRELCIQVSEEISKLAKYKKDLKVLPIYGGQPIERQLRALKKGVQVVIGTPGRVIDHIKRKTLKLDNVNIFVLDEADEMFDMGFREDIELVLGSVSDHRQSLFFSATMDKNIMKFAKKFQNEPKIVKVVNKELTVPKVTQFYYELKNNIKIEVLSRILDIYNPKLTVVFCNTKKMVDELTGELQGRGYFADGLHGDLKQVQRDVVMNKFRKGTIDILVATDVAARGIDVDDVDLVVNYDMPQDNEYYVHRIGRTARAGREGTAISFVTNRDYSMLREIEKYTKTSIERRALPTLKDIEAKQSSKIIEKLRKILDGGNLEKQIEIIGLLEGEDYSSNHIAAALLKLYMRDNRLEGHQEIDSVDNNKKASFGRDKGRKDDRRDRRDRRGKDGRTERKPNRKLKNSTRLFLNTGKRKGVSQKHILSALCNDAGIAAKEVGDIDIYDKFTFVDVDNKVADKVVKKLNNKHIKGSKVSVEKANKKI; encoded by the coding sequence ATGACAGAAAAGAAAATTGAAGATTTTAACCTATCAAAAGAGGTAATGAAAGCTGTTTCCGACATGGGATTTGAAGAATTCTCTCCAATACAAGCTCAAGCTATACCTTATTTGATGGAAGGAGAAGACGTAATTGGTCAAGCTCAAACAGGAACAGGAAAAACAGCCGCTTTTGGGATTCCTATTGTCGAAAAAGTTGATTCGAAATTAAATAAAGTTCAAGCAATTGTACTTTGTCCAACAAGAGAATTATGTATTCAAGTATCTGAAGAAATTTCAAAATTAGCGAAATATAAGAAAGATTTGAAAGTATTGCCTATATATGGTGGGCAACCAATTGAAAGACAATTAAGAGCGTTAAAAAAGGGAGTTCAAGTAGTTATAGGAACACCTGGTAGAGTGATAGATCATATAAAAAGAAAAACATTAAAATTGGACAATGTTAATATATTTGTATTAGACGAAGCCGATGAAATGTTTGATATGGGATTTAGAGAAGATATAGAACTAGTATTAGGTAGTGTATCTGATCATAGACAATCATTGTTCTTTTCAGCAACAATGGATAAAAATATTATGAAATTTGCGAAAAAATTTCAAAATGAACCTAAAATCGTAAAAGTAGTTAATAAGGAATTAACAGTACCTAAGGTAACTCAATTTTATTATGAATTAAAGAATAATATAAAAATAGAAGTATTATCTAGAATCTTAGATATTTATAATCCAAAATTAACTGTAGTATTTTGTAATACTAAAAAAATGGTAGATGAACTTACAGGAGAGTTACAAGGTAGAGGTTACTTTGCTGACGGATTACATGGTGATTTAAAGCAGGTACAAAGAGATGTTGTAATGAATAAGTTCAGAAAAGGTACTATAGATATTTTAGTAGCAACAGACGTAGCAGCAAGAGGCATTGATGTTGATGATGTAGACTTAGTTGTTAACTACGACATGCCACAGGACAATGAATATTATGTTCATAGAATTGGAAGAACAGCCAGGGCTGGTAGAGAAGGTACAGCTATAAGTTTTGTAACAAACAGAGATTATAGTATGTTAAGAGAAATTGAAAAGTACACTAAAACTTCTATAGAAAGAAGGGCCTTACCTACATTAAAGGATATTGAGGCAAAACAATCATCTAAAATTATAGAAAAGCTTAGAAAAATTCTTGATGGTGGAAATTTAGAAAAACAAATTGAAATTATAGGTCTTTTAGAAGGCGAAGATTATAGTTCAAATCATATAGCAGCAGCATTATTGAAACTATATATGAGAGATAATCGCTTAGAAGGACATCAAGAAATAGACAGTGTCGATAACAATAAAAAAGCTTCCTTTGGCAGAGATAAGGGAAGAAAAGACGATAGAAGAGACAGAAGAGATCGTCGTGGAAAAGATGGAAGAACAGAAAGAAAACCAAATAGAAAATTAAAAAATTCTACAAGACTCTTCCTTAATACAGGAAAAAGAAAAGGTGTATCTCAAAAGCATATACTTTCGGCTTTATGTAATGATGCAGGAATTGCAGCAAAAGAAGTTGGAGATATAGATATTTACGATAAATTTACATTTGTAGATGTAGACAATAAAGTAGCTGATAAAGTTGTTAAGAAACTTAACAACAAGCATATAAAAGGATCTAAAGTATCTGTAGAAAAAGCTAATAAAAAAATATAA
- a CDS encoding DUF1294 domain-containing protein, whose translation MQFIKLIYSYFVLINILTFVFYGVDKYKATKNQYRISEFFLLLLVVIGGFLGSAFGMLLFKHKLSKKKFIITIIIATIFYILLIGAYVFNLKPF comes from the coding sequence ATGCAATTTATTAAATTAATTTATAGCTATTTTGTATTAATAAATATATTAACATTTGTTTTTTATGGAGTAGATAAATATAAAGCTACTAAAAACCAATACAGAATATCTGAATTTTTCCTTCTATTATTAGTAGTAATTGGAGGTTTTTTAGGCAGTGCTTTTGGAATGCTCTTATTTAAACATAAACTATCTAAAAAGAAATTTATTATAACTATAATTATAGCTACAATATTCTATATATTATTAATTGGT